In the genome of Hydrogenophaga sp. PBL-H3, the window CACACCTGCCCACCTTGCCGCTGGACCGCGTCCGCGTCCGGCTGTTGCTGCGCAACCTGCTGGACAACGCATTGCGTCACGGCGCGGGCGCTGCGCTTGCGCCGGAGCTGCACATGCGGCGCATGGGTGAAGGCGGGCATGGCATCGAGATCGAGGTGCGCGATCACGGCCCTGGCGTGCCGGAAGACCAGTTGCCACATCTCGCCCAGGCCTTCTTCCGCCCCGATACCGCCCGCACGCGCAATGCCGGCGGTGTGGGCTTGGGCCTCTACCTGTGCCGGCTGGTGGCGCAGGCGCATGGCGGCACATTGGCCGTGCGCAATGCACGACCGGGGCTGTCTGTGACGGTGACCTTGCCGCGGGCGTGATCGCCGCGCCTGAATGCCACACAAAAAAGGGAGCCGCTCGGGCTCCCTCTCGCATGACCAGGCTCAAGGCCGGTGGGATTCAGACGACGGGAATCTTCTGGCGGCGGCGAGCAGCCATCAAACCGAAAGCGCCCATGGCCATGAGGGCGAGTGAACCGGGCTCCGGCACGTCGCTACCGGGAGGTGCACACAGGGCGCCGCAGTAGGTGCCCGCGAGCGACAGCACCTTGAACGCATCGGTGGTGCTGGTGCTGCCCGCCCCGTAGGCGCTCACGAGCCAGTAGCTCGAAAAAACAGGGGTGGAAACCCCCTGCGTGTTGCCGGATTGGGTGCCGACGTTGAAGTAGTCGCCAATCAACACCCAGCCAGCAACAGAAGACGCATAGCTCGTTGGCGTGGCGGACGCGCCAGTCCACGCATAGATCGACACGTCGGAATCGTTGTAACTCACGCCGCCGCTGCTCACGGCATTGTCATGACCATTCCACCCCAGCGTGAGGCTGGTCAGGGAAACCGCCTCGGTGAACTTGAAGATCAGTGCGTCCAGTCCGCTCGCGTTGTCCAAGGCGTGTGGGCCGTTCGTGTTGGATTCGTTCACGTTCTGAACGCCCAGGCCACCGCTCCAGGCCCTCACGGTGGCGTCCGTGATGCTCGAACTGATGATCGAGGTGGCCCGCACTTCAACCCCACTGCTG includes:
- the xdp1 gene encoding exosortase-dependent surface protein XDP1 → MNKQINLSNYFSTLAAACLLLAGASAQAATNWAASYGGCGDSGNVVAAAGSFGTCGSSGVEVRATSIISSSITDATVRAWSGGLGVQNVNESNTNGPHALDNASGLDALIFKFTEAVSLTSLTLGWNGHDNAVSSGGVSYNDSDVSIYAWTGASATPTSYASSVAGWVLIGDYFNVGTQSGNTQGVSTPVFSSYWLVSAYGAGSTSTTDAFKVLSLAGTYCGALCAPPGSDVPEPGSLALMAMGAFGLMAARRRQKIPVV